Part of the Chrysiogenes arsenatis DSM 11915 genome, TCGTCAGGTGATCCCTGCGGAACTTATCGAATACCTTATGGTGGATAAAAAATGTTGAACCATCTCATTGGAAATTACAAACGATTCCCCGTTGCTTTTGCCACAGGCCAGAATGCCCATTTGTACGATACGAATGGCCGTGAGTACATTGATTTACTCGCCGGTATTGCCGTCGTCAATGTGGGTCACTCCAATCCCCACGTGATTAACCGTGTCAAGCAGCAGGCGGATAAACTGGTGCATGTTTCCAACTACTTCCAAATTCCTGAACAGGCGGAACTGGCTGATGCACTGGTGAACATCTCGTTCGAGTCGCAAGCTTTTTTCTGTAACTCAGGAGCCGAAGCAAACGAAGCGGCGGTTAAGTTAGCGCGCCTTTACTCGCGTAATCGTCATGGCGAAGGGCGCTTTAAAATTGTTACTTTGCTTCGCTCCTTCCATGGGCGGACAATGGCAGGGATTTCGGCCACCGGGCAGGAAAAAGTCAAACTTGGCTTTAATCCATTACTCAATGGGTTTGAACACGTAGAACCAAACAATATGGACGCCATGCGCGCCGCGGCCAGTGATGCGGCAGCAATACTGGTTGAACTTGTGCAAGGCGAAAGTGGCGTTCATCCACTGGACTACGAATATGTGCAGCAACTTCGCCAGTTCTGTACCGAAAATGATATTTTGTTAATGTTGGATGAAGTGCAAACTGGCATGGGGCGCACCGGAAAAATGTTTGCTTTTCAAAATTACGACATCGTCCCCGACGTACTCACCCTCGCCAAAGGTTTGGCCAATGGGTTCCCGATTGGGGCAATGCTCGCGCGCGAAGAGTTCGCAAAGCATATGATTCCAGGAACGCATGGTTCGACGTTTGGTGGCAATCCCCTGTGTAGCAGTGCGGCATTAGG contains:
- a CDS encoding aspartate aminotransferase family protein; the encoded protein is MLNHLIGNYKRFPVAFATGQNAHLYDTNGREYIDLLAGIAVVNVGHSNPHVINRVKQQADKLVHVSNYFQIPEQAELADALVNISFESQAFFCNSGAEANEAAVKLARLYSRNRHGEGRFKIVTLLRSFHGRTMAGISATGQEKVKLGFNPLLNGFEHVEPNNMDAMRAAASDAAAILVELVQGESGVHPLDYEYVQQLRQFCTENDILLMLDEVQTGMGRTGKMFAFQNYDIVPDVLTLAKGLANGFPIGAMLAREEFAKHMIPGTHGSTFGGNPLCSSAALGVLEAFESQSILAAIPAREAILTDQCRLWQAQGHIKSFRGMGLMYALELTKEMEGLVGRCLECGLIINQTAPDVIRLLPPLTIEESTLAAGLHILADCIKERL